A region of Flavobacterium album DNA encodes the following proteins:
- a CDS encoding SusC/RagA family TonB-linked outer membrane protein: MKSKLFLIAFMLVSSFCFAQDVEISGKVNEAATGLSMPGVNIAVKNSTVNSVTDIDGNFSITVPTGSTLVFSFIGFESFEMVAITTQSVTVNLKETAKTLDEVIVIGYGSQKKKEVTGAVSVVSAETLGKLRPVKVEQALQGTVSGVNVTTQSGSPGAGLDIRIRGIGTNGAAGPTVIIDGYIGELGLLNPQDIETITVLKDAQAAIYGTIGANGVVLVTTKKGRKNQKTSVSYNFYTGFQETSRKLPTLNGTQYAALLNESYANGGQPIPFPNLSGLGKGTDWQDQVFSKNVPLISHDLNLSGGSDKITYSLSGSHLDQDGIVGPDKSNFLRNTARLSLGADLTDNLKLNTNLIYTYFNRRTLNENALGSVLFNALNVSPLQNLRDENGDYTLVPATSGFGNEIINPLAQIDNTYNSYYYKRINGTFGLDYTVIKGLTITGRMGFNTANSNSKSFSKIVDYGPGKIYNVTRSSVSQATVNDNSYTFDLFGVYQKSIAESHNFSFTLGTTVFKEWGTGLSATGYDVPNNSWQFADISLANGLPLQKSAGSYKYDERRLSYFGRLQYDYKGRYLFSAMLRRDMSTKFGPDNRVAYFPSVTGGWVLSDESFFKQNNILSFAKLRASYGSLGNDQIGNNLYTALLSGEATYVFDNALTTGTAVGPIPNPKVKWEAAKKFDIGADLNFFNNDVTFVADYFVDTRTDLLIPNIPVSGILGASAPGSSFPTINAGDVKNYGLELAVGYKKNLSDNLRIDVNYNVTFLKNKVTKVDNATGFLSGGGFGLGEAAARMEVGKPMGYFYGLKMEGIFQNQAEIDAAPSQSGLGSQSTQPGDIRFADINNDGKIDANDKTNIGDPIPAATMGFNINLQYKGFDFVAYTFASIGNDMVRNYERNVPNGNRLNYVLNRWTGEGTSNSVPRVTTGATNNNVFSSYYVEDASYARIQNVQLGYTFDEKLLGKSGPTKVRLYAGVNNLYTFTKYRGYDPGASSGAPIGSGIDYGFYPVARTYMVGANINF, translated from the coding sequence ATGAAGTCAAAATTATTCTTGATTGCCTTTATGCTGGTATCATCATTTTGTTTCGCACAGGATGTCGAGATCAGCGGCAAGGTAAATGAAGCGGCAACCGGCCTTTCTATGCCCGGGGTAAACATCGCCGTAAAAAATTCTACGGTAAACTCGGTTACTGACATTGATGGTAATTTTTCCATAACAGTACCCACCGGTTCAACGCTTGTATTTAGCTTTATAGGCTTTGAATCTTTTGAAATGGTTGCCATAACCACCCAAAGCGTTACTGTAAACCTTAAGGAGACTGCAAAAACGCTCGACGAGGTAATAGTAATTGGCTATGGCTCCCAGAAAAAAAAGGAAGTAACCGGTGCTGTAAGCGTAGTGAGCGCTGAAACCCTTGGGAAGCTAAGGCCCGTAAAAGTAGAGCAGGCGCTTCAGGGAACGGTTTCAGGGGTAAATGTGACTACACAATCGGGATCTCCCGGTGCCGGCCTTGATATCAGGATTAGGGGTATCGGTACTAACGGTGCTGCAGGCCCTACAGTAATTATTGACGGCTACATTGGAGAGCTTGGCCTTTTGAACCCGCAGGATATTGAGACCATCACTGTATTGAAAGATGCACAGGCAGCTATATATGGTACTATTGGAGCTAATGGCGTTGTTTTGGTTACAACCAAAAAAGGCAGAAAAAACCAGAAAACTTCTGTTTCTTACAACTTCTATACAGGTTTTCAGGAAACATCAAGGAAACTGCCTACATTAAATGGTACACAATACGCTGCATTGCTTAACGAAAGCTATGCAAATGGCGGGCAGCCAATACCATTTCCAAATCTTAGCGGCCTTGGAAAAGGAACGGACTGGCAGGACCAGGTATTCAGCAAAAATGTACCGCTTATCAGCCATGACCTTAACCTTTCGGGGGGATCGGACAAAATAACCTATTCCCTTAGCGGTTCGCACCTTGACCAGGATGGTATCGTAGGGCCTGACAAGTCGAACTTCCTCAGGAACACTGCCAGGCTTTCACTTGGCGCAGATCTTACTGACAACCTTAAACTGAATACCAACCTTATCTATACGTATTTCAACAGGAGGACATTAAACGAAAACGCTCTTGGCTCGGTACTATTCAACGCGCTTAACGTTTCGCCATTACAAAATCTGCGCGACGAGAACGGCGATTACACCCTTGTACCTGCCACTTCGGGATTTGGTAATGAAATCATCAACCCATTGGCACAGATAGACAATACGTACAACAGCTACTATTATAAAAGGATAAACGGTACTTTCGGGCTTGATTATACCGTAATAAAAGGGCTTACGATCACCGGTAGGATGGGTTTCAATACGGCTAACAGCAACTCAAAGAGTTTCAGTAAGATCGTTGACTACGGCCCTGGTAAAATATACAACGTTACCCGCAGCAGCGTTTCTCAGGCAACTGTAAACGATAATAGCTATACGTTTGACCTCTTTGGGGTTTACCAAAAATCTATTGCAGAAAGCCATAATTTCTCATTCACACTTGGTACTACGGTATTTAAAGAATGGGGCACCGGATTGTCGGCAACAGGTTATGATGTACCGAACAACTCATGGCAATTTGCCGACATAAGCCTTGCAAATGGCCTGCCACTGCAAAAATCTGCCGGATCTTACAAATATGACGAAAGAAGGCTTTCTTATTTCGGAAGGCTGCAATATGACTACAAAGGACGTTACCTTTTCTCTGCGATGCTACGAAGGGATATGTCGACTAAATTCGGTCCGGATAACAGGGTAGCTTATTTCCCTTCTGTTACAGGAGGATGGGTACTTTCTGACGAATCGTTCTTTAAGCAAAACAATATACTTAGCTTCGCGAAACTGAGGGCAAGTTATGGTTCGCTTGGTAACGACCAGATTGGTAACAACCTTTATACTGCACTATTAAGTGGTGAAGCTACTTATGTATTCGATAATGCACTTACCACAGGTACTGCTGTTGGGCCGATACCAAACCCTAAAGTGAAATGGGAAGCTGCCAAGAAATTTGACATAGGTGCCGATCTTAATTTCTTTAATAACGATGTAACCTTTGTTGCCGATTATTTCGTAGATACACGTACCGACCTTCTTATACCAAACATCCCTGTATCAGGTATATTGGGAGCAAGTGCGCCGGGCTCAAGTTTCCCTACCATCAATGCCGGTGATGTGAAGAACTACGGCCTTGAGCTTGCTGTAGGGTACAAAAAGAACCTGAGCGACAACCTTAGGATCGATGTTAATTACAATGTTACCTTCCTTAAAAACAAGGTAACTAAAGTTGATAATGCAACCGGTTTCTTGTCAGGTGGCGGCTTTGGCCTTGGCGAAGCAGCAGCAAGGATGGAAGTTGGCAAGCCAATGGGATACTTCTACGGATTGAAAATGGAAGGTATCTTCCAAAACCAGGCAGAGATCGATGCAGCCCCGTCACAAAGCGGGCTCGGCTCACAAAGTACACAACCGGGTGATATCCGTTTTGCAGACATCAACAATGACGGCAAGATCGATGCTAATGACAAAACCAATATTGGCGACCCTATACCGGCCGCAACAATGGGCTTTAACATCAACCTTCAATATAAAGGCTTTGACTTTGTGGCATACACATTTGCTTCAATAGGCAATGATATGGTAAGGAACTATGAAAGGAACGTGCCGAACGGCAACCGCCTTAACTATGTGCTTAACAGATGGACTGGCGAAGGCACCAGCAACTCAGTGCCAAGGGTGACTACAGGCGCTACCAATAACAATGTTTTCTCCAGCTATTATGTAGAAGATGCATCATACGCAAGGATACAAAACGTGCAGCTTGGCTATACGTTCGATGAAAAATTATTAGGCAAAAGCGGCCCGACGAAAGTAAGGCTGTATGCAGGTGTGAACAACCTGTACACTTTTACAAAATACAGGGGATATGATCCGGGAGCATCATCAGGCGCACCTATAGGAAGCGGTATCGATTATGGCTTCTACCCGGTTGCGAGGACGTATATGGTGGGTGCAAACATTAATTTTTAA
- a CDS encoding RagB/SusD family nutrient uptake outer membrane protein translates to MKKKIITAVAALSFLTLNISCGDDFVDRTPPYSIDSENYFNSKADYEQALIAVYDMLQSTYQNVLLGEIASDNTLCGGESATDTPGFQQVDNMSHTPVNPQVKNIWDWMFAGVNRANYILEFKDKTDFEGKEQIIAQTRFLRAYFHFELVKWFGGIPMKGDARFKLGDETTIPRSSAEEVYASIEADLLYAIENLNPGPPAQQGRVTQNAARALLGKAYLYWADLGDGHPEKFAQSAAVLETLIQSNAYTLVSNYDTIFENNNENNSESVFEVQYTDAEGGSFTCLQCSEGNVAVGFNGPRGFDGPLYDPGYSFNIPTQETYDFFEPGDLRRDAAILNIDAFAAAHTDWNNNNGVHYSEGYEHTGFYNKKYIPRKGDLNIPDQNLTNPNNYRSIRYADVLLMAAEALNRGGLDDVKARTYLNMVRQRAFGNASHNITASGSALTQFIWDERRRELVGEGHRFFDLVRTKQAASTIDGFVEGKHEVFPLPYEEIQFSNGNWQQNPNY, encoded by the coding sequence ATGAAGAAGAAAATAATAACAGCCGTAGCTGCACTAAGTTTTTTAACGCTGAATATTTCATGCGGGGATGATTTTGTTGACAGGACTCCTCCCTACTCTATAGACTCTGAGAACTATTTTAACTCTAAGGCCGATTATGAGCAGGCGCTGATCGCTGTGTATGATATGCTGCAATCTACCTACCAGAATGTACTGTTGGGAGAGATCGCTTCTGACAATACGCTTTGCGGTGGTGAAAGCGCTACAGATACCCCCGGCTTCCAGCAGGTGGACAATATGAGCCACACACCCGTGAACCCCCAGGTAAAAAACATATGGGACTGGATGTTCGCCGGTGTAAACAGGGCCAACTATATCCTTGAATTTAAAGACAAGACCGATTTTGAAGGAAAAGAGCAGATAATTGCACAAACACGCTTTTTAAGGGCGTATTTTCACTTTGAACTGGTTAAATGGTTTGGCGGCATCCCGATGAAAGGCGATGCCAGGTTTAAGCTGGGCGATGAAACAACAATCCCGCGCTCTTCTGCAGAAGAAGTATATGCATCTATAGAAGCCGACCTTCTTTACGCTATTGAGAACCTTAACCCCGGACCTCCTGCACAGCAGGGAAGGGTAACCCAGAATGCAGCAAGAGCGTTGCTCGGGAAAGCCTACCTGTACTGGGCTGACCTTGGAGACGGCCACCCGGAGAAGTTTGCACAATCGGCAGCTGTTCTTGAGACGCTTATACAATCTAACGCCTACACACTTGTAAGCAATTATGATACGATATTTGAGAACAACAACGAGAACAACTCTGAATCGGTTTTCGAAGTGCAGTACACCGATGCTGAAGGTGGAAGCTTTACCTGCCTGCAATGTAGCGAAGGTAACGTAGCTGTAGGTTTTAACGGCCCAAGGGGCTTTGATGGGCCGTTATACGACCCTGGCTACAGCTTCAACATCCCGACTCAGGAAACATATGACTTTTTTGAGCCCGGAGATCTAAGGAGAGATGCTGCTATATTGAATATAGATGCATTTGCCGCCGCACATACCGACTGGAATAATAATAACGGTGTTCATTACAGCGAAGGTTATGAGCATACAGGCTTTTACAACAAAAAATACATACCAAGGAAAGGCGACCTTAACATTCCTGACCAAAACCTTACCAACCCGAACAACTACAGGTCTATCCGTTATGCCGATGTACTATTAATGGCTGCTGAGGCGCTTAACAGGGGCGGCCTGGACGATGTTAAGGCACGTACATACCTGAACATGGTTAGGCAAAGGGCATTTGGCAATGCAAGCCACAACATTACAGCTTCAGGAAGCGCGCTTACACAATTTATATGGGATGAAAGAAGAAGGGAACTTGTAGGCGAAGGCCACCGTTTCTTTGACCTTGTAAGGACCAAACAGGCTGCATCTACCATAGATGGCTTTGTAGAAGGCAAACACGAAGTATTCCCGCTTCCGTATGAAGAGATACAGTTCTCTAACGGCAACTGGCAGCAAAATCCGAATTATTAA
- a CDS encoding PKD domain-containing protein codes for MKKFKFIFSILFVALLAGCSDEDNDTAFADNANAPQNLSALFTITQDNSGLVTIAPHGEGVVSYEVYFGDGTVEPAALGLGEKVDHVYAEGQYNVTLIATGINGKTTETTLPLTVTFVAPENLQVNIAAVVGNSLSINVSATADYETYFTVSFGEDDSLPPVQFNEGQTINYVYDAIGTYTVTVTAYSGGAATAVYTQDVTISNPMVLPINFENPTLNYNITTFNGATASVIANPNSAGINTSSKVGAMTPATGAVWTGGFFTLDTPVSFAAGHHFKMKVWSPAAGVPVTLKLENLTNANINAEKAATTTVANAWEELIFDFGGANLNAQYSKIVLFFNGGNPGTGDTYYFDDIAVFNGQDPVAFPLTFQSSSANYIWNNFGGSIGTKVNNPHMTGINTSTQVGQVVKNVASETWAGVAIPMSAPIDFSVMHKVKVKVWSPAAGIPVLMKFENMNPHNTAVDIEKQTTTTVANQWEELTFDFTGINNANNYQQLVLFFNFGFAGTGETYYFDDVQLSN; via the coding sequence ATGAAAAAATTTAAATTTATATTCAGCATCCTTTTCGTAGCGCTGCTTGCAGGCTGCTCTGACGAGGACAACGATACGGCATTTGCCGACAACGCAAATGCCCCGCAAAACCTTTCTGCCCTATTCACCATTACGCAGGATAACAGCGGGCTGGTAACTATAGCCCCTCATGGTGAAGGCGTAGTAAGCTACGAGGTTTATTTTGGCGACGGGACTGTAGAACCTGCAGCCCTCGGCCTTGGTGAAAAAGTGGACCACGTATATGCCGAAGGGCAATATAATGTGACGCTTATCGCTACAGGCATCAACGGCAAGACTACAGAAACAACACTGCCGCTTACCGTAACCTTTGTTGCCCCTGAAAACCTCCAGGTGAACATTGCAGCAGTTGTAGGTAACTCATTATCGATAAATGTATCGGCTACAGCAGATTATGAAACGTATTTTACGGTTTCTTTCGGCGAAGATGATTCCCTGCCTCCTGTACAGTTCAATGAAGGCCAGACAATCAATTATGTATATGATGCCATCGGTACGTATACCGTAACGGTAACGGCTTACAGCGGAGGTGCTGCAACAGCAGTTTATACACAGGATGTGACCATTTCGAACCCAATGGTGCTCCCCATCAACTTTGAGAACCCAACGCTGAATTACAACATCACTACCTTCAACGGTGCAACGGCAAGTGTGATTGCTAACCCGAACTCCGCAGGCATCAACACAAGCTCTAAAGTAGGCGCTATGACACCTGCAACAGGTGCGGTATGGACAGGCGGATTCTTTACGCTTGACACTCCTGTAAGCTTTGCAGCAGGCCACCATTTCAAAATGAAAGTATGGTCTCCGGCAGCAGGCGTTCCTGTAACACTTAAGCTCGAAAACCTTACCAATGCAAACATTAATGCTGAAAAAGCTGCAACTACAACTGTTGCGAATGCGTGGGAAGAACTGATCTTTGACTTTGGCGGGGCTAACCTGAATGCGCAGTATTCAAAAATAGTATTGTTCTTCAATGGTGGCAACCCGGGCACGGGAGATACTTACTATTTCGATGATATTGCCGTATTCAACGGACAGGACCCTGTAGCATTCCCGCTTACTTTCCAAAGCAGTTCTGCGAACTATATTTGGAATAACTTTGGCGGTTCTATCGGTACAAAAGTTAATAACCCGCACATGACCGGTATCAACACAAGTACACAAGTAGGACAGGTAGTGAAAAACGTGGCATCCGAAACCTGGGCAGGTGTTGCGATACCGATGTCGGCTCCTATCGACTTCTCTGTGATGCACAAGGTAAAAGTAAAAGTATGGTCGCCTGCAGCAGGCATCCCGGTGCTTATGAAGTTTGAGAACATGAACCCGCACAACACTGCAGTTGATATTGAAAAGCAAACAACCACTACTGTGGCTAACCAGTGGGAAGAACTGACTTTTGACTTTACAGGAATAAATAACGCAAATAATTATCAGCAGTTGGTGCTCTTCTTCAATTTCGGTTTTGCAGGTACAGGAGAGACTTACTATTTTGATGATGTGCAACTATCAAATTAA
- a CDS encoding glycoside hydrolase family 16 protein produces MKKTLKTLGTFLMLLFLVTGCQDDDTKFGDIVAPTNLAFTYDVVGKSDEFPNGDGSGKVVLRATADNAISFKYMIQGGGEATVAGGVYPYTVTAQGVNSYEVVVIAYGKGGVATTASFMMEDVLLNFRDDETTQFLTGGTSKVWYIAAAEAGHLGVGPNTPDGNNNWPSYYAAAPFEKAGSDVSSCFYNNKFTFSLDGEQIKFENDNGGATFFNASYTSVGGTPLGADNCLPYDVSGVKNVTLGAASSYVSPAASTGTQFTISNNGFLGYYIGSNTYEVLSITATRMQVRVVQGNNTDLAWYLILTTQPPYPDDEPVYDNLVWEDQFNVDGAPDASKWTMEIGNNNGWGNGEKQYYKAENAVVSGGTLKITAKAENFGGQQYTSARMKTENKFEFTYGKVVVRAKLPTGSGTWPALWLLGANQDVVGWPACGEIDMMEHVGNEPNKVSGTLHYPGHSAGNADSTTTTVNGVQDGFHTYSINWSPSFIRFYVDDVEFKTFPNSAAVPFNHDFFLIFNVAMGGSLGGTIAPGFTQSSMEIDYVQVFQE; encoded by the coding sequence ATGAAAAAGACATTAAAAACTTTAGGTACCTTCCTGATGCTGCTTTTCCTTGTGACGGGCTGCCAGGATGACGACACAAAATTCGGGGATATCGTAGCCCCTACCAATCTGGCTTTTACCTACGATGTAGTAGGAAAATCGGATGAGTTCCCTAACGGTGACGGAAGCGGAAAAGTGGTATTGAGGGCAACTGCCGATAATGCCATCAGCTTTAAATACATGATCCAGGGCGGCGGTGAGGCAACTGTAGCCGGTGGCGTATATCCTTATACGGTAACAGCACAGGGTGTGAACTCTTATGAAGTTGTGGTAATTGCTTACGGCAAAGGCGGGGTGGCTACAACGGCTTCTTTCATGATGGAAGATGTATTGCTTAACTTCCGGGATGATGAGACTACGCAATTCCTTACAGGAGGCACTTCGAAAGTATGGTATATCGCTGCGGCAGAAGCAGGCCATCTTGGGGTAGGCCCGAATACTCCTGATGGCAACAACAACTGGCCATCGTATTATGCTGCTGCTCCTTTCGAGAAAGCAGGATCTGACGTGAGCAGCTGTTTTTACAATAATAAATTTACCTTTAGCCTTGACGGCGAACAGATCAAATTTGAAAATGACAATGGCGGCGCTACTTTCTTTAACGCTTCCTATACAAGTGTAGGCGGCACCCCTCTTGGAGCGGACAACTGCCTTCCTTATGATGTTTCGGGAGTGAAAAACGTAACACTTGGGGCCGCTTCATCGTATGTATCCCCGGCAGCAAGTACAGGCACACAGTTTACCATTTCAAATAACGGCTTCTTAGGATATTACATAGGCAGCAATACTTATGAAGTCCTTAGCATTACAGCTACACGTATGCAGGTAAGGGTTGTTCAGGGCAACAATACCGACCTTGCATGGTACCTTATCCTTACCACACAGCCTCCATATCCTGACGATGAGCCGGTTTATGACAACCTTGTATGGGAAGACCAGTTTAACGTTGATGGCGCTCCGGATGCTTCTAAATGGACTATGGAAATAGGCAACAATAACGGCTGGGGCAATGGTGAAAAGCAATACTACAAAGCTGAAAATGCAGTAGTATCGGGCGGTACGCTTAAAATAACGGCTAAAGCTGAGAACTTTGGAGGGCAGCAATATACTTCGGCCCGTATGAAGACCGAAAATAAATTTGAGTTTACCTATGGTAAAGTTGTGGTAAGGGCGAAACTGCCAACGGGAAGCGGTACCTGGCCTGCCCTGTGGCTGCTGGGCGCTAACCAGGATGTTGTAGGATGGCCTGCATGCGGCGAGATAGATATGATGGAGCATGTGGGTAACGAACCTAACAAGGTGAGCGGAACACTGCACTATCCGGGCCACTCAGCAGGTAATGCAGACTCTACCACTACTACAGTAAACGGAGTGCAGGATGGTTTCCATACCTATTCGATCAACTGGAGCCCAAGCTTTATCCGTTTTTATGTTGACGACGTGGAATTCAAGACATTCCCGAACTCAGCCGCGGTACCTTTCAACCATGATTTCTTCCTGATATTCAACGTAGCAATGGGGGGTTCACTTGGAGGTACTATTGCCCCTGGCTTTACACAATCTTCTATGGAGATTGATTATGTACAGGTTTTCCAGGAATAA
- the bglX gene encoding beta-glucosidase BglX encodes MKYNLPKYAWVALLAIALGCGSTKQNVASVKQELAIDRKVDSVLNLMTLEEKVGQMNQYNGFWDVTGPAPKDGVAADKYEHLKKGWVGSMLNVKGVKDVKALQKIAVEQTRLGIPVIFGYDVIHGYKTISPIPLAEAASWDMEAIEKSAGIAAAEAAASGLNWTFAPMVDVSRDARWGRVMEGAGEDPYLGSRIAVARVQGFQGDLGEFNLAACVKHFAGYSFAESGKDYNTVDISNNTLHNIVLPPFKAASDAGALTFMNSFNELEGIPATANAYLQRDILKKAWNFKGFVVSDWGSMGEMMAHGYAKDLKHAAELAANAGSDMDMESHGYVQHLVALVKEGKVSEANINDAVRRILRVKFELGLFDDPYKYCNEAREQQTIGKKEFHDGVLDMAKKSIVLLKNDNKKLLPLKKQGQKIAVIGALANDKTSPLGSWRIGADDNTAVSVMEGMKAYKGNQLVYAKGADVALGDPKFIVETKINMTDKSGFGEAVNAAKAADVVVMVLGEHGLQTGEGRSRSELGLPGVQQELLEEVYKANPNIVLVLTNGRPLALPWAAQNIPAIVEAWHLGTESGNAIAQVLYGDYNPSGKLPMSFPRSVGQMPLYYNHKATGRPGNGQPTESVFWSHYIDQSTSPLYPFGHGLSYSKFEYSNLKLSSPSFSEKGRITVTFDVKNNSNVDGKEVAQLYIRDLIGSVTRPVKELKGFELLEIKAGQTKTVTFTIDEKTIEFYTDNGKWEAEHGDFIVFVGGSSETSLETGFTYGKEAKP; translated from the coding sequence ATGAAATATAATTTACCTAAATACGCCTGGGTGGCCCTGCTTGCAATTGCGCTGGGATGCGGCTCCACCAAACAAAATGTTGCCTCTGTAAAACAGGAGCTTGCTATAGACCGTAAAGTCGACTCGGTACTGAACCTTATGACCCTTGAAGAAAAAGTGGGCCAGATGAACCAGTACAACGGCTTTTGGGATGTAACCGGGCCTGCACCCAAAGATGGTGTTGCAGCCGATAAATATGAGCACCTTAAAAAAGGATGGGTAGGCTCCATGCTGAATGTAAAGGGCGTAAAAGACGTAAAAGCATTACAAAAAATTGCCGTAGAGCAAACCAGGCTGGGAATACCGGTGATATTTGGCTACGACGTTATCCACGGATATAAGACTATAAGCCCCATACCGCTTGCCGAAGCAGCAAGCTGGGATATGGAGGCCATAGAAAAATCGGCAGGGATAGCTGCCGCCGAAGCAGCTGCTTCGGGACTGAACTGGACATTTGCCCCTATGGTAGATGTATCCAGGGATGCACGCTGGGGCCGCGTTATGGAAGGCGCGGGCGAAGACCCATACCTTGGCAGCCGAATAGCTGTTGCTAGGGTACAGGGCTTTCAGGGAGACCTTGGCGAATTTAACCTTGCTGCCTGCGTAAAGCACTTTGCAGGGTACTCTTTTGCCGAATCCGGCAAAGATTATAACACGGTAGATATAAGCAATAACACGCTTCACAATATAGTATTGCCGCCTTTTAAGGCTGCTTCTGATGCCGGTGCGCTCACGTTCATGAACTCGTTTAATGAGCTTGAAGGTATACCTGCTACCGCAAACGCCTACCTACAGCGCGATATTCTTAAAAAAGCCTGGAACTTTAAAGGCTTTGTAGTGTCGGACTGGGGCTCTATGGGCGAAATGATGGCTCATGGCTATGCGAAAGACCTAAAGCATGCCGCTGAGCTTGCCGCAAACGCAGGCAGCGACATGGATATGGAGTCGCACGGCTATGTACAGCACCTTGTGGCACTTGTAAAAGAAGGCAAGGTATCTGAAGCAAATATAAACGACGCGGTTCGCCGTATTTTAAGGGTTAAGTTCGAGCTTGGCTTGTTTGACGATCCGTACAAGTATTGTAACGAAGCCCGCGAGCAGCAAACCATCGGAAAAAAAGAATTCCACGATGGTGTGCTTGATATGGCTAAAAAATCGATTGTACTTTTAAAGAACGACAACAAAAAACTACTGCCACTTAAAAAACAGGGGCAGAAAATAGCCGTGATCGGTGCATTGGCAAACGACAAGACCAGCCCGCTTGGAAGCTGGAGGATAGGCGCTGATGATAACACAGCCGTATCGGTAATGGAAGGAATGAAGGCCTACAAAGGCAACCAGCTGGTATATGCCAAAGGCGCGGACGTAGCTTTGGGTGACCCTAAATTTATTGTAGAAACAAAGATCAATATGACCGACAAAAGCGGGTTTGGTGAAGCTGTAAACGCTGCTAAAGCTGCCGATGTAGTGGTTATGGTACTGGGCGAGCACGGACTGCAGACAGGCGAAGGCCGCAGCCGCAGCGAGCTGGGATTACCAGGCGTACAGCAGGAGTTACTGGAAGAGGTATATAAAGCCAACCCAAACATTGTTTTGGTACTGACCAACGGAAGGCCGCTGGCATTGCCTTGGGCTGCACAAAACATCCCTGCAATCGTTGAGGCATGGCACCTTGGTACTGAAAGCGGAAATGCCATAGCGCAGGTGCTTTATGGTGATTATAACCCAAGCGGAAAGCTCCCAATGAGCTTCCCGAGGAGCGTTGGCCAGATGCCGTTATATTACAATCACAAAGCTACAGGAAGGCCGGGCAACGGGCAGCCTACCGAGAGTGTTTTCTGGTCGCATTATATCGATCAGAGTACGTCTCCCCTCTACCCTTTCGGGCACGGTTTGAGCTATTCTAAATTTGAATATTCCAACCTGAAGCTGAGCAGTCCTTCCTTCTCTGAAAAAGGGCGTATAACAGTTACATTCGATGTTAAAAATAACAGCAATGTTGATGGCAAAGAGGTAGCACAGTTATATATAAGAGACCTTATCGGGTCGGTTACGCGCCCTGTAAAGGAGCTGAAAGGCTTTGAACTTTTGGAGATAAAAGCAGGCCAGACAAAAACCGTTACCTTCACCATAGACGAAAAAACTATAGAATTTTATACTGACAACGGGAAGTGGGAAGCTGAACACGGCGACTTCATTGTGTTCGTGGGCGGAAGCTCCGAAACGAGCCTAGAAACAGGATTTACTTACGGAAAAGAAGCAAAACCATGA
- a CDS encoding glycoside hydrolase family 16 protein, with the protein MRKITMALVLLAAISASAQVKKGKLVWEENFNGKKLNEKAWNFELGDGCPNVCGWGNNERQLYTKDNHKVENGFLTITAKKDGDKYTSTRITTAGKKEFKYGYIEARAKIPTGHGIWPAFWMLGSNIGQKGWPLAGEIDILEYIGREPDMAYTTLHFQDRHGDNAYGHKTPMPEIEEGFHNYAIQWTPEKIDFLVDEKVFFSYAPENKNEANWPYNQPFYIILNVAVGGNFGGPDVDDSIFPQEFVIDYVKVYSN; encoded by the coding sequence ATGAGAAAGATAACAATGGCGCTGGTACTGCTTGCAGCGATCTCTGCTTCGGCACAGGTAAAAAAAGGCAAGCTGGTATGGGAAGAGAACTTTAACGGCAAAAAACTTAATGAAAAAGCATGGAACTTTGAGCTTGGCGACGGGTGCCCCAACGTTTGTGGATGGGGCAACAACGAGCGCCAGCTCTACACCAAAGACAACCACAAGGTTGAGAACGGCTTCCTGACCATCACCGCAAAAAAGGATGGCGACAAATACACCTCGACCCGTATAACCACTGCAGGCAAAAAAGAATTTAAATACGGGTACATAGAGGCACGTGCCAAGATACCTACAGGACACGGTATATGGCCGGCATTCTGGATGCTGGGTTCCAACATCGGGCAAAAGGGATGGCCATTGGCAGGCGAAATAGATATTTTAGAATATATTGGCCGTGAGCCGGATATGGCCTACACTACCCTTCATTTCCAGGATCGCCATGGCGATAATGCCTATGGGCACAAAACCCCTATGCCGGAAATTGAAGAAGGTTTCCATAATTATGCCATACAATGGACGCCGGAAAAGATCGATTTCCTCGTAGACGAAAAAGTATTTTTCTCCTACGCTCCGGAAAATAAAAACGAGGCAAACTGGCCTTATAACCAGCCTTTCTATATTATTTTGAATGTAGCTGTTGGCGGGAACTTTGGCGGCCCGGATGTAGATGACAGTATATTCCCTCAGGAATTTGTTATCGATTATGTAAAAGTCTATTCCAACTAA